Proteins found in one Haloferax litoreum genomic segment:
- a CDS encoding sulfite exporter TauE/SafE family protein: MTMMEIFGISAAMLVMFAGFGLLIGILFGFFGMGGSFLVTPALLVMGYPSRVAVGSGLAFVFGTSVIATLKHRDLGQVDYKLGVSMIIGTTVGLEVGKEIVLHLEELGLAGNIISITYVLLLGGIGAFVTYEALKGGGDGGVSHDVDEDAEINADDIPEIAKKIQSYSLPPMITLRGGIQVSLWMVLLVAFATGLLSGFLGVGGGFIRMPALFYLIGVPVPIAVGTDLFEIMFSGGIGSFLYAQSGGVDLSIVAPLLAGSALGARVGSAATSIVNEDEIKIYFGLMLLLGALAVAVRQAGNYLGMGVLDYVSLALILGSALMVAGAVVYSALKSMRARTTGATSTAD, from the coding sequence ATGACCATGATGGAGATTTTCGGAATCTCGGCCGCCATGTTGGTGATGTTCGCCGGATTCGGCCTCCTCATCGGCATCCTCTTCGGCTTCTTCGGGATGGGCGGGTCGTTCCTCGTCACGCCCGCGCTCCTCGTGATGGGTTACCCATCGCGCGTGGCCGTCGGTTCTGGTCTCGCGTTCGTCTTCGGTACCTCTGTCATCGCGACGCTCAAGCACCGTGACCTCGGCCAAGTCGACTACAAACTCGGTGTCTCGATGATTATCGGGACCACCGTCGGGTTGGAAGTCGGCAAGGAAATCGTCCTCCACCTCGAAGAACTCGGTCTCGCCGGCAACATTATCAGCATCACGTACGTGCTGTTGCTCGGTGGTATCGGCGCGTTCGTCACCTACGAGGCACTGAAAGGTGGCGGCGACGGCGGCGTCAGCCACGATGTCGACGAAGACGCCGAAATCAACGCCGACGACATTCCCGAGATAGCAAAGAAGATTCAGAGCTACTCGCTCCCGCCGATGATTACCCTGCGCGGGGGCATTCAGGTCTCGCTCTGGATGGTCCTGCTCGTCGCCTTCGCGACGGGTCTTCTCTCGGGCTTCCTCGGCGTCGGTGGCGGCTTCATCCGCATGCCTGCGCTGTTCTACCTCATTGGCGTGCCCGTTCCGATTGCGGTTGGGACTGACCTGTTCGAGATTATGTTCTCTGGCGGTATCGGGTCGTTCCTCTACGCGCAGTCCGGCGGTGTCGACCTCTCTATCGTCGCTCCCCTCCTCGCTGGCTCCGCGCTCGGTGCCCGCGTTGGTTCCGCGGCGACGTCCATCGTCAACGAGGACGAAATCAAGATTTACTTCGGCCTGATGCTGCTCCTCGGCGCCCTCGCAGTCGCCGTCCGGCAGGCCGGTAACTACCTCGGGATGGGTGTTCTCGACTACGTCAGCCTCGCGCTGATTCTCGGGTCTGCGCTCATGGTCGCCGGCGCTGTCGTCTACAGTGCCCTCAAGTCCATGCGCGCTCGCACGACTGGCGCAACATCCACCGCCGACTAA
- a CDS encoding helix-turn-helix domain-containing protein, whose translation MVEYLQSDMQCEGLLECLHGLKQLDRRCFEVLVDTEDPMTVDEVAEAVERERSTAYRSIQRLLQAGLIKKEQVNYEHGGYYHVYLPTDPNEVADEMQRMLNDWYAQMGTLIQEFRDKYDEKIITAE comes from the coding sequence ATGGTCGAATATCTGCAATCCGACATGCAGTGTGAGGGGCTCCTCGAGTGTCTCCACGGACTCAAGCAGCTCGACCGACGGTGCTTCGAGGTTCTCGTCGATACAGAGGACCCCATGACCGTCGACGAGGTTGCGGAGGCCGTAGAGCGCGAACGCTCGACCGCATACCGCTCCATCCAGCGTCTTCTGCAGGCTGGACTCATCAAGAAAGAACAGGTCAACTACGAACACGGCGGGTACTACCACGTGTACCTCCCGACGGACCCCAACGAAGTCGCAGACGAGATGCAGCGGATGCTCAACGACTGGTACGCTCAGATGGGCACGCTCATCCAGGAGTTCCGCGACAAGTACGACGAGAAAATCATCACCGCCGAGTGA
- a CDS encoding DUF7835 family putative zinc beta-ribbon protein, which translates to MSKSKSSPRNNEFVEECPSCETRTSHDVSIEIKTESRKRENRQFSREPYRVTQCTRCGDKRSQRMNDA; encoded by the coding sequence ATGTCGAAGAGTAAAAGCAGTCCCCGAAACAACGAGTTCGTCGAAGAGTGCCCCTCGTGTGAGACTCGGACGTCACACGACGTCTCGATAGAGATCAAGACCGAGAGCCGGAAACGTGAGAACCGCCAGTTCTCGCGCGAACCCTACCGAGTCACGCAGTGCACTCGCTGCGGTGACAAGCGGTCTCAGCGTATGAACGACGCGTGA
- a CDS encoding response regulator transcription factor produces the protein MTHAPSTDPPTILLVDDEVALADSLALWLERQYEVRVAYSGREALQAFDDDVDVVFLDRNLPGLPGETVLQEVRRQSTSDTPAVVMLSATPSDELSDLPADDVLTKPVTKADIFDAVARFTADTQEVPVE, from the coding sequence ATGACACATGCACCATCGACCGACCCGCCGACCATCCTCCTCGTCGACGACGAGGTAGCCCTCGCTGACAGTCTCGCACTGTGGCTCGAACGACAGTACGAGGTTCGGGTCGCCTACTCCGGGCGAGAGGCCCTCCAGGCGTTCGACGACGACGTAGACGTCGTCTTCCTCGACCGGAACTTACCGGGCCTCCCAGGTGAGACTGTCCTGCAGGAGGTACGACGCCAATCCACCTCCGACACGCCGGCAGTCGTCATGCTGAGTGCGACACCGAGCGACGAACTCTCTGACCTCCCCGCTGACGACGTCCTCACGAAACCGGTCACGAAGGCAGATATCTTCGACGCAGTCGCTCGCTTTACGGCCGACACACAGGAAGTTCCCGTCGAGTAA
- a CDS encoding bacterio-opsin activator domain-containing protein gives MVTERSAGGHPDQRVAEQTVLVVDDDEDLADTCRYWLDGERFSVETAYGGEAALDRIDDSVDVVLLDRRMPTISGDDVLDEIRARDIDCRVAMMTAVEPDTDIVDMPFDAYLVKPVTETEVKETVEELLFRSSFESEVREYFALESTEEVLDSREVDELREPEALDELRSRLGAVRAEHEAAIQNRERQLDRLNRVNDLIRDVDRALIDARTRDEIEQTVCDAVADAHEAAYVLRRTAAGVLRCTAQTGLDCEPTDVDHSVVDDVFDPNDPDEVYVFDDISADHRDAVFGERAAEFDDVSGLCVPISYQGTVYGALTVFDERGEFDEESAGLFSDLGATVGNGINAAQSKRLLNGDSVVELEFRLEVDADALTVLSAEIGCDLSLNGVAQVDDGITCFVTVEGVPGSDLVEAAVASDRITTVRVVTDAPDGSVLEIRLDESSVLLTAIDHGASIEALELSEGSGSLALHVAADADHGAIVDAVSGSEPGVSVVAKREVEQSTQSTESFRHELDAKLTARQKTVLETSFVSGYFEWPRGSTAEEVADSLGISPPTLHEHLRSAERKLIEAYFEELNPAPADD, from the coding sequence ATGGTCACCGAACGCTCGGCCGGGGGGCACCCAGACCAACGGGTTGCCGAGCAGACTGTTCTCGTCGTCGACGACGACGAGGACCTCGCAGACACCTGTCGATACTGGCTCGACGGCGAACGATTCTCGGTCGAGACAGCCTACGGCGGCGAAGCGGCACTCGACCGCATCGACGACAGTGTCGACGTCGTCCTTCTCGACCGCCGGATGCCCACTATCTCCGGTGACGACGTCCTCGACGAGATTCGCGCGCGCGATATCGACTGCCGTGTGGCGATGATGACCGCCGTCGAACCGGACACGGACATCGTGGACATGCCGTTCGACGCGTACCTCGTCAAGCCCGTCACCGAGACGGAGGTCAAAGAGACCGTCGAGGAACTCCTCTTCCGGTCGAGTTTCGAATCGGAAGTCCGCGAGTACTTCGCGCTCGAATCGACCGAAGAAGTCCTCGACAGCCGTGAAGTCGACGAACTCCGCGAACCGGAGGCGCTCGACGAATTGCGTAGCCGACTCGGCGCGGTTCGCGCGGAACACGAGGCCGCAATCCAGAATCGTGAACGGCAACTCGACCGGCTGAACCGCGTCAACGACCTCATCCGCGACGTCGACCGGGCGCTCATCGACGCGCGGACGCGAGACGAGATAGAACAGACCGTCTGCGACGCCGTCGCCGACGCCCACGAGGCCGCCTACGTCCTCCGCCGGACTGCGGCCGGTGTACTTCGGTGTACTGCCCAGACCGGTCTCGACTGCGAACCCACGGACGTCGACCACAGCGTCGTCGACGACGTGTTCGACCCCAACGACCCCGACGAGGTGTACGTCTTCGACGATATCTCGGCCGACCACCGGGATGCGGTGTTCGGTGAACGAGCAGCGGAGTTCGACGACGTGTCTGGGCTGTGTGTCCCCATCTCCTATCAAGGAACGGTCTACGGTGCGCTCACCGTCTTCGACGAACGGGGCGAGTTCGACGAGGAGTCAGCAGGGCTGTTCTCGGACCTCGGTGCCACGGTCGGAAACGGTATCAACGCCGCACAGAGTAAGCGCCTCCTCAACGGCGACAGCGTCGTCGAACTCGAATTCCGTCTCGAAGTGGACGCCGACGCACTCACTGTTCTCAGTGCAGAAATCGGGTGTGACCTCTCGTTGAACGGTGTCGCCCAAGTCGACGACGGTATCACCTGCTTCGTCACCGTCGAAGGCGTGCCGGGAAGTGACCTCGTGGAGGCGGCAGTCGCTTCCGACCGAATCACGACCGTTCGCGTCGTCACCGACGCACCCGACGGGTCGGTCTTGGAGATTCGACTCGACGAGTCGTCGGTCCTCCTCACGGCTATCGACCACGGCGCGAGTATCGAGGCACTCGAACTCTCGGAGGGAAGCGGCAGTCTCGCGCTTCACGTCGCGGCAGACGCCGACCACGGGGCAATCGTCGACGCGGTGTCCGGGTCAGAACCCGGCGTCTCCGTCGTCGCCAAACGCGAGGTAGAACAGTCGACACAATCGACGGAGTCGTTCCGCCACGAACTCGACGCAAAGTTGACCGCCCGGCAGAAGACGGTCCTCGAAACGTCCTTCGTCTCGGGGTACTTCGAGTGGCCGCGAGGGAGTACGGCCGAAGAAGTCGCAGACTCACTCGGTATCTCGCCGCCGACGCTCCACGAACACCTCCGGTCCGCAGAGCGAAAACTCATCGAGGCGTACTTCGAAGAACTGAATCCTGCGCCAGCGGACGACTGA
- a CDS encoding sensor histidine kinase: MTGDAHGPAGEPSSTARELEERLDILATFNEVIADVSETIAGASERQDIEQHVCDRLVQTETLRFVWVGAIDGESGRVVPNAWAGEEDGYLDEIEVSVSASHPGGNGPIGRAIRSQSVQTTHSIADESDFGPYRAPALERRFRSAASVPLRYDGEEYGVLTMYADHEGAFTDELAEPIWNLGHVVAHGIDSHARRERERELERREAAFSRIVADIEEYAIFRLDADGHVASWNRGAEAIKGYTTDEILGEHVRTFYTGEDRTEGVPNCLLDAARRDGRVEDEGWRVRADGSTFWASVVITALTDGDGEIRGFAKVTRDMTERKERERQLNAVFNSTFQYMGLLDPDGTVLRVNDAALAFADADRESVVGRPAWETLWWRGDEDRIAALKDAISRAADGEFVRYEVDIGDDPERPESTIDFSVTPVFDDDGEEVVLVVPEGHDITDRKEREHDLRRERERLEFVNRIIRHNLLNGLNVVGARSDIVGDFVEPEGESHLRTIRNRVDEMTDLVRTMRTFMKVIVERESHEFEPRSLDDAIDDTVAELGAGGTEVDVTVECVIGTTVLADELLDDVVEHLLKNAVQHNDKAVPEVHVDVAAADEFVELRVSDNGPGIPDEEKRRIVDQRIEDLSDPGNGFGLFLVREIVESYGGEVRIEDNHPTGSTFVVTFPQA, from the coding sequence ATGACCGGCGACGCTCACGGACCAGCAGGTGAGCCTTCGTCAACAGCGAGAGAACTCGAAGAACGCCTCGACATTCTCGCGACGTTCAACGAGGTCATCGCCGACGTGAGTGAGACAATCGCGGGCGCGTCGGAGCGTCAAGACATCGAACAACACGTCTGTGACCGACTGGTCCAGACAGAGACGCTTCGGTTCGTGTGGGTCGGGGCCATCGACGGAGAGAGTGGGCGAGTCGTCCCCAACGCGTGGGCAGGAGAGGAGGATGGCTACCTCGACGAAATCGAGGTCTCTGTTTCTGCGTCACATCCCGGTGGGAACGGTCCAATCGGGCGCGCTATCCGGTCGCAGTCCGTCCAGACGACACACAGCATCGCAGACGAGTCGGACTTCGGGCCGTATCGGGCCCCAGCACTCGAACGCAGGTTTCGCTCTGCTGCGTCTGTTCCCCTCAGGTACGACGGTGAGGAGTACGGCGTCCTCACCATGTACGCCGACCACGAGGGAGCGTTCACAGACGAGTTAGCAGAGCCCATCTGGAATCTCGGACACGTCGTCGCGCACGGAATCGACTCGCACGCGAGACGCGAACGGGAGCGCGAACTCGAACGCCGTGAGGCCGCGTTTTCGCGCATCGTCGCCGACATCGAGGAGTACGCCATCTTCCGCCTCGATGCCGACGGCCACGTTGCGAGTTGGAACCGGGGTGCCGAGGCCATCAAGGGGTACACCACGGACGAGATTCTCGGCGAGCACGTTCGAACCTTCTACACAGGCGAAGACCGCACGGAAGGAGTACCGAACTGTCTCCTCGATGCGGCCAGACGTGACGGGCGCGTCGAAGACGAAGGGTGGCGAGTCCGTGCCGATGGGTCGACGTTCTGGGCATCAGTCGTCATCACCGCACTGACCGACGGCGACGGGGAAATTCGCGGGTTCGCGAAGGTGACTCGCGACATGACTGAGCGAAAAGAGCGTGAGCGACAACTGAACGCCGTGTTCAACAGCACGTTCCAGTACATGGGACTTCTCGACCCTGACGGGACGGTTCTCAGGGTGAACGACGCCGCACTGGCGTTCGCCGACGCCGACCGTGAGTCGGTCGTCGGACGCCCCGCGTGGGAGACGTTGTGGTGGCGCGGTGACGAGGACCGCATCGCGGCGCTCAAAGATGCTATCTCGCGGGCCGCAGACGGCGAGTTCGTCAGGTACGAAGTCGACATCGGCGACGACCCAGAGAGACCCGAGTCGACCATCGACTTCTCCGTGACACCGGTCTTCGACGATGACGGAGAGGAAGTCGTTCTCGTCGTCCCCGAAGGCCACGATATCACCGACCGGAAGGAACGCGAACACGACCTACGGCGGGAACGAGAGCGACTAGAGTTCGTGAACCGAATCATCCGCCACAACCTCCTCAACGGTCTCAACGTGGTCGGCGCACGCTCGGACATCGTCGGTGACTTCGTCGAACCGGAGGGCGAGTCACACCTCCGAACGATACGGAACCGCGTCGACGAGATGACTGACCTCGTCCGAACGATGCGGACCTTCATGAAGGTCATCGTCGAGCGAGAGTCTCACGAGTTCGAACCGCGGTCACTGGACGACGCAATCGACGATACTGTTGCAGAACTCGGAGCGGGGGGCACCGAGGTGGACGTCACCGTCGAGTGCGTTATCGGAACCACCGTCCTCGCCGACGAACTGCTCGACGATGTCGTCGAGCACCTGCTGAAGAACGCCGTCCAGCACAACGACAAAGCCGTGCCCGAAGTCCACGTGGACGTTGCCGCCGCCGACGAGTTCGTCGAACTCCGCGTGTCCGACAACGGCCCCGGTATCCCGGACGAAGAGAAACGCCGCATCGTCGACCAGCGAATCGAAGACCTCTCGGACCCCGGAAACGGGTTCGGTCTGTTCCTCGTCCGCGAGATAGTCGAGAGTTACGGCGGCGAGGTTCGTATCGAAGACAACCACCCGACTGGGTCGACGTTCGTCGTGACGTTCCCGCAGGCGTGA
- a CDS encoding UPF0058 family protein encodes MRKNELIHLHTLLVEIAGDFLERGVTTPDDLEPYHRLEIGPMALRSCRDDHETAVRTLSTTLAVCAARDLGRDTDVVPGQHLLHPHEGPEQSDTDQRVRSH; translated from the coding sequence ATGAGAAAGAACGAGCTCATTCACTTGCACACTCTGCTCGTCGAAATCGCTGGGGACTTCCTCGAACGAGGGGTCACCACACCCGACGACCTCGAACCGTACCACCGTCTCGAAATCGGGCCGATGGCACTTCGGTCCTGTCGAGACGACCACGAAACCGCAGTCAGAACACTTTCGACCACACTCGCCGTCTGTGCCGCCCGTGACCTCGGCCGCGACACCGACGTGGTCCCCGGACAGCACCTCCTTCACCCCCACGAAGGACCCGAACAGTCGGATACCGACCAGCGCGTCCGTTCTCACTGA
- a CDS encoding DNA mismatch repair protein, which produces MRLEDYWGVGPKTSTRLESALGREGAVAAIESADVRALVDAGVTRGRAVRILRRADGNSGIDTLATRDARDVYDDLLTLASDCALTEHAADRIRVLTPLPTTEARRARLERVLAASEAWDALSDDAREAVEAAFEAYDDEGETERAAVRAALELRDAGLRGETFDALDEADPDALRDALGALGYVDPDGSVAPGADERLDRMRARLDAVEELESNAFDVLETIQQRGVRSLDDFRAAFVEYVAHETDLARGEVESAAADDARDATDFVSSSLRSLVSDLAADAEEREEVVAEELRDRIWAARDDVDIAVDAVDEVALSLSLARFAVEYDLTNPVVTETGLSVCGARNLFLDDPQPVSYAVGDHELSCSSGPVPPSGDRVAVLTGANSGGKTTLLETLSQVAILASMGLPVPAESALVGRFDSVVFHRRHASFNAGVLESTLKSIVPPLSDEGRTLMLVDEFEAITEPGRAADLLNGLVNLTVERDAFGVYVTHLADELSPLPPEARIDGIFAEGLTDELDLRVDYQPRFGTVGKSTPEFIVSRLVANARDRAERAGFEALAAVVGEEAVQKTLSDAEYVG; this is translated from the coding sequence ATGCGACTCGAAGATTACTGGGGGGTCGGCCCGAAGACGTCGACCCGGCTGGAATCGGCACTCGGCAGGGAGGGCGCGGTTGCCGCCATCGAGTCGGCCGACGTGCGAGCACTCGTCGATGCGGGCGTCACCCGTGGACGCGCCGTCCGAATCCTCCGGCGCGCCGATGGAAACAGCGGCATCGATACACTCGCCACCCGCGACGCGAGGGACGTGTACGACGACCTGTTGACCCTCGCGAGCGATTGCGCCCTGACGGAACACGCCGCAGACCGAATTCGGGTGTTGACGCCGCTTCCGACCACCGAGGCTCGCCGCGCCCGACTCGAACGCGTTCTCGCCGCGAGCGAAGCGTGGGACGCGCTTTCTGACGACGCCCGTGAAGCAGTCGAGGCGGCGTTCGAGGCCTACGACGACGAGGGCGAAACCGAACGGGCCGCCGTTCGCGCCGCACTCGAACTCCGAGACGCCGGTCTCCGCGGTGAGACGTTCGACGCACTCGACGAAGCAGACCCCGACGCACTCCGAGACGCCCTCGGTGCACTGGGGTACGTCGACCCCGATGGGTCGGTCGCTCCCGGTGCCGACGAACGACTCGACCGGATGCGCGCCCGACTCGACGCGGTCGAAGAACTCGAATCCAACGCGTTCGACGTATTGGAGACCATCCAACAACGCGGCGTGCGGTCGTTGGACGACTTCCGCGCCGCATTCGTCGAGTACGTCGCACACGAGACGGACCTCGCGCGCGGCGAAGTCGAATCGGCCGCCGCAGACGATGCCCGCGACGCGACCGACTTCGTGAGTTCGTCGCTTCGGTCGCTCGTCTCCGACCTCGCAGCGGACGCCGAGGAACGAGAGGAAGTCGTCGCCGAGGAACTTCGTGACCGAATCTGGGCCGCCCGCGACGACGTGGATATCGCCGTCGACGCAGTCGACGAGGTTGCTCTCTCGCTGTCGCTCGCACGGTTCGCCGTCGAGTACGACCTGACGAACCCCGTCGTCACCGAGACTGGCCTCTCGGTCTGTGGCGCGCGCAACCTCTTTCTCGACGACCCGCAACCCGTCTCGTACGCCGTCGGGGACCACGAACTCTCGTGTTCGTCCGGGCCGGTTCCCCCGTCAGGCGACCGCGTCGCCGTTCTCACGGGGGCGAACAGCGGTGGGAAGACGACACTCTTGGAGACTCTTTCGCAGGTCGCTATCCTCGCGTCGATGGGGCTGCCGGTCCCGGCCGAGTCTGCGCTCGTCGGTCGATTCGACTCCGTCGTGTTTCACCGCCGCCACGCGAGTTTCAACGCGGGCGTCCTCGAATCGACGCTCAAATCTATCGTCCCGCCACTGTCGGACGAGGGACGGACGCTCATGCTCGTCGACGAGTTCGAGGCTATCACCGAACCCGGCCGCGCGGCGGACCTGCTCAACGGACTGGTGAACCTCACCGTCGAACGCGACGCCTTCGGCGTCTACGTCACCCACCTCGCGGACGAACTGAGTCCGCTCCCACCCGAGGCGCGCATCGACGGCATCTTCGCCGAGGGGTTAACCGACGAGTTGGACCTCCGCGTCGACTACCAACCGCGGTTCGGAACCGTCGGCAAGTCCACGCCGGAGTTCATCGTCTCTCGATTGGTCGCGAACGCGCGTGACCGCGCCGAGCGTGCTGGATTCGAGGCACTGGCGGCAGTAGTCGGAGAAGAAGCGGTTCAAAAGACACTCTCCGACGCTGAGTACGTCGGATGA
- a CDS encoding DUF7511 domain-containing protein, with protein MSEVPASQDSVAGTTDRSGSDSTGECFLHSVVVSYRGSADQVTIYPRRDSCCNQMEAWLTADVEAFVALDEMR; from the coding sequence ATGTCCGAAGTACCCGCCTCTCAGGATTCGGTTGCAGGGACGACAGACCGCTCCGGTTCGGACTCGACCGGTGAGTGCTTCCTCCATAGCGTCGTCGTATCGTATCGAGGAAGCGCTGACCAGGTCACAATCTACCCCCGGCGCGACAGTTGCTGTAACCAGATGGAGGCGTGGTTGACCGCCGACGTCGAAGCGTTCGTCGCGCTCGACGAGATGCGATAA
- a CDS encoding DUF7576 family protein: protein MVDPTSDLEENVDPEDAPTCATCGDPIVNVPTHRVVTWVDDDGAVQYRHFCDDECRADWDDEG from the coding sequence ATGGTTGACCCGACGTCCGACTTAGAAGAGAACGTAGACCCCGAAGACGCGCCGACCTGTGCGACGTGTGGCGACCCAATCGTGAACGTCCCGACACACCGCGTCGTCACCTGGGTCGACGACGACGGTGCCGTCCAGTACCGACACTTCTGTGACGACGAGTGTCGGGCAGACTGGGACGACGAGGGATAA